A genomic segment from Flavobacterium inviolabile encodes:
- a CDS encoding efflux transporter outer membrane subunit: protein MKKYITLSLFIATLSSCQVSRNVETPKDAIPSEYRGVASTDSTTAGDLEWKSFFTEKTLQGLIDNAIAKNNELQLAQKNIEIAQLQFRQSKWNTIPSLNLQVTGNSTNPSENSLNGVSLSQFLGKNHIEDFTAAANLSWEADIWSKLRNQKKSALAQYLQSEEVKKALQTTIVATVSKGFYNLLMLDAQLEIAKQNLALNDSTLFIINLQYEAGQVTSLAKQQAASQRLVAAQLIPLLEQNIVIQENALSVLTGSFPKAIDRKATLQAIAAHEDLKAGIPSTLVNKRPDVKSAELALQSANAKVGLSKAALYPSLSITATGGLNSFESSNWFTMPASLFGVVAGSIAQPLLNNKKLRTQYEISKKEREKTVISFRQSVLTAVAEVSDAMVKIDKLDAQNKIAASRVETLQEAIRNATMLFKNGMANYLEVITAQSNLLQSELELAALKKSRLEADIELYRALGGGWR from the coding sequence ATGAAAAAATATATCACCTTATCTTTATTTATTGCAACGTTAAGTTCCTGTCAGGTCTCCCGGAATGTGGAGACTCCAAAAGATGCAATTCCCTCTGAATACAGAGGGGTTGCTTCTACCGACAGTACCACCGCAGGTGATCTGGAATGGAAATCTTTTTTCACCGAAAAAACATTGCAAGGCCTGATTGACAATGCGATTGCCAAAAACAATGAGCTGCAACTGGCACAAAAGAATATCGAAATTGCCCAGCTACAGTTCAGGCAATCGAAATGGAATACTATTCCTTCCCTGAATCTTCAGGTAACCGGCAATTCCACCAATCCGTCTGAGAACAGTTTGAACGGGGTGAGTTTAAGTCAGTTTTTAGGTAAAAATCATATTGAAGATTTTACTGCTGCCGCCAATTTATCCTGGGAAGCAGACATCTGGAGTAAACTCCGCAATCAGAAAAAAAGTGCCCTGGCACAGTATTTACAATCGGAAGAGGTAAAAAAAGCATTGCAAACCACTATCGTAGCAACGGTATCCAAAGGTTTTTATAACCTGCTGATGCTGGATGCCCAGCTGGAAATCGCCAAACAGAACCTGGCACTGAATGACAGTACGCTGTTTATCATCAACCTGCAATATGAAGCGGGACAGGTTACTTCGCTAGCGAAACAACAGGCTGCATCGCAACGTTTGGTTGCCGCTCAGTTAATTCCGTTACTGGAACAGAATATTGTTATCCAGGAGAATGCGTTGAGTGTGCTAACCGGAAGTTTTCCAAAAGCGATAGACCGCAAAGCAACGCTACAGGCTATTGCTGCCCATGAAGATCTGAAAGCCGGAATTCCATCGACTTTGGTGAACAAACGTCCGGATGTGAAAAGTGCGGAACTGGCTTTACAAAGTGCCAATGCTAAAGTGGGTCTTTCAAAAGCAGCTTTATATCCGTCCCTGTCCATCACGGCAACCGGCGGTTTAAATTCTTTTGAGTCCAGCAACTGGTTTACCATGCCGGCTTCTTTATTTGGCGTTGTTGCCGGAAGTATTGCACAGCCTTTGCTGAACAATAAAAAACTGCGTACGCAATATGAAATTTCCAAAAAGGAGCGTGAAAAAACGGTTATCAGTTTCCGCCAGTCGGTACTGACTGCTGTTGCAGAAGTTTCGGATGCCATGGTAAAAATAGACAAACTGGATGCACAAAATAAGATAGCTGCTTCCCGTGTGGAAACGCTGCAGGAAGCAATCCGCAATGCGACTATGCTATTTAAAAACGGTATGGCCAATTATTTAGAGGTCATCACGGCGCAAAGTAATTTATTACAGAGTGAGCTGGAACTGGCTGCTCTTAAAAAATCAAGGCTGGAAGCCGATATCGAATTGTACCGCGCTTTGGGCGGCGGATGGCGATAA
- a CDS encoding efflux RND transporter permease subunit codes for MFKKFIDKPVLATVISILLVMVGILGLTKLPLQQFPDIAPPAVQVTALYPGANAETVLRSVAPSLEESINGVENMSYMSSTASNDGSLVITVFFKLGTNPDQAAVNVQNRVAQATSQLPAEVVQAGITTAKQQNSLLMVVDLYSDDEKTYDQTFLANYAQINIIPEIKRIPGVGQSIIFGGNKDYSMRVWLNPTQMAAYNLTPKEVMAAIQDKNLEAAPGKFGESSAESFEYVIKYKGKLNKPTEYENIIIRSNADGSVLRLKDVAKIEFGAYTYGNFTRVNGKPGVNIASMQLAGSNANEIQIAIDKLMQKVSKDFPKGVKYLILYNTKDSLDQSINQVISTLIEAFILVFIVVFLFLQDFRSTLIPAIAVPVAILGTFFFMSLFGFSINLLTLFALVLAIGIVVDDAIVVVEAVHSKMEHKHLPPKAATTSAMSEITGAIISITLVMSAVFLPVGFMEGSTGVFYRQFAFTLAIAIIISAINALTLSPALAALFLKENHSHGNATEEKKTFKEKFFIGFNQGFDKLTNKYLGSIRFLIRHRWLSLGGLAVVIAATVFMVQRTPTGFIPSEDQGFIAISLSMPAGASLERTTKVIHEAEGLLQNMESKKTLMGLSGFNILTQSSSPSSGVAFVLLKPAKERGAVKDINAIMDEVRQKLSTIKGANFFVFTFPTVPGFSNVDGLDLVLQDKTGGSLTKFSEVGNKFLGELMKRKEIAFAFTSFKADYPQYDMEVDDVKAEQLSVNTKDILQTMQAYFGSAQASDFNRFGKYYRVMVQADKSARTEASSMNGIYVKNRMGNMVPINTLVKLKRVYGPETASRYNLFNSIGVNAIAKPGFSSGDAIRAVEEVAAQHLPSGYAFEFSGMTKEELSSGGQSTVIFVLSLLFIYFLLSAQYESYILPLAVILSIPTGVFGVFAAIGIAGIENNIYVQVALVMLIGLLAKNAILIVEFASQRRKAGKSLLASSIEAAKLRLRPIIMTSLAFVVGIIPMMSAKGPSAMGNHSISIGAAGGMVTGVVLGLFIIPVLFVVFQYLHEKVSTKKTETVPHEEAVTV; via the coding sequence ATGTTTAAAAAATTCATTGACAAACCTGTACTGGCCACTGTCATCTCCATACTATTGGTAATGGTGGGTATTTTGGGCTTAACAAAATTACCGCTCCAACAATTTCCGGATATTGCCCCGCCGGCGGTTCAGGTAACCGCCTTATATCCGGGAGCGAATGCCGAAACCGTATTGCGTTCGGTGGCTCCTTCGCTGGAAGAATCCATCAACGGAGTGGAAAACATGAGTTATATGAGTTCCACCGCCAGTAATGACGGTTCTCTCGTGATTACCGTATTTTTCAAACTGGGAACCAATCCCGATCAGGCAGCTGTAAACGTTCAGAATCGTGTAGCCCAGGCTACAAGTCAGCTTCCGGCCGAAGTGGTTCAGGCGGGTATTACTACAGCCAAACAACAAAACAGCCTTTTAATGGTTGTGGACCTGTATTCGGATGATGAAAAAACATACGACCAGACGTTCCTGGCAAATTATGCCCAGATCAATATTATTCCGGAGATCAAACGTATTCCGGGTGTAGGACAATCCATTATTTTTGGTGGTAATAAAGATTATTCCATGCGTGTCTGGCTGAATCCGACACAAATGGCTGCCTATAATCTGACACCAAAAGAGGTAATGGCAGCAATCCAGGATAAAAACCTGGAAGCAGCTCCGGGGAAATTCGGGGAAAGCAGCGCCGAATCTTTTGAATATGTAATCAAATACAAAGGAAAATTAAACAAGCCAACGGAATATGAAAACATCATTATCCGTTCCAATGCCGACGGTTCGGTATTGCGATTAAAAGATGTGGCTAAAATAGAATTCGGGGCTTACACTTACGGAAACTTTACCCGCGTGAATGGTAAACCGGGTGTTAATATTGCTTCGATGCAGTTAGCCGGTTCGAATGCCAATGAAATCCAGATCGCTATTGACAAGTTAATGCAAAAGGTTTCCAAAGATTTCCCGAAAGGCGTAAAATACCTGATTCTTTACAATACCAAAGATTCCCTGGATCAATCCATAAACCAGGTAATTTCTACTTTGATTGAAGCTTTTATACTGGTATTTATCGTGGTTTTCCTTTTCTTACAGGATTTCCGCTCTACTTTAATTCCGGCCATTGCGGTTCCGGTAGCGATCCTGGGTACATTCTTTTTTATGTCCCTGTTCGGATTCTCGATCAACCTGTTAACGTTGTTTGCATTAGTACTGGCTATCGGTATTGTGGTGGATGATGCGATCGTTGTGGTCGAGGCGGTGCATTCCAAAATGGAGCACAAACACCTTCCGCCCAAAGCGGCTACGACTTCTGCCATGAGCGAAATTACCGGAGCGATCATTTCGATTACGCTGGTAATGTCGGCAGTATTCTTACCGGTAGGTTTTATGGAAGGTTCAACCGGTGTATTCTACCGTCAGTTTGCCTTTACGTTAGCCATTGCCATCATTATTTCGGCTATTAATGCTTTGACCCTAAGTCCGGCTTTAGCAGCTTTATTCTTAAAAGAGAATCATTCCCACGGAAATGCCACGGAAGAGAAGAAAACCTTTAAAGAGAAATTCTTTATCGGCTTCAACCAGGGTTTTGACAAATTAACCAACAAATACCTGGGCAGTATCCGTTTTCTGATCCGCCACAGATGGTTAAGCCTTGGTGGTCTTGCCGTTGTGATTGCTGCCACTGTTTTTATGGTACAGCGAACGCCGACCGGATTTATTCCTTCGGAAGATCAGGGCTTTATTGCCATTTCCTTATCCATGCCGGCAGGAGCTTCCTTAGAAAGAACAACCAAAGTGATTCATGAGGCAGAAGGTTTGCTTCAAAATATGGAGTCTAAAAAGACGTTAATGGGACTGTCCGGATTTAACATCCTTACTCAGTCTTCCAGTCCGTCATCGGGTGTTGCTTTCGTTTTATTGAAACCGGCTAAAGAGCGTGGTGCCGTAAAAGATATCAATGCGATCATGGATGAGGTACGTCAGAAATTATCAACCATAAAAGGGGCTAATTTCTTTGTCTTTACCTTCCCTACCGTACCGGGATTCAGTAATGTTGACGGTTTGGACCTGGTATTACAGGATAAAACCGGCGGCAGTCTGACCAAATTCAGCGAAGTCGGCAACAAATTCCTTGGGGAATTGATGAAGCGTAAGGAAATTGCTTTTGCCTTTACTTCGTTTAAAGCCGATTATCCGCAATATGACATGGAGGTTGACGATGTCAAAGCGGAACAACTGAGCGTGAATACGAAAGATATCCTACAGACCATGCAGGCTTATTTTGGTAGTGCCCAGGCATCCGACTTTAACCGTTTCGGAAAATATTACCGGGTAATGGTTCAGGCTGACAAGTCGGCCCGTACGGAAGCGTCTTCCATGAATGGTATTTATGTAAAAAACAGAATGGGCAATATGGTTCCGATCAATACGCTTGTAAAGCTAAAACGTGTTTACGGACCGGAAACAGCATCCCGTTACAATCTCTTTAATTCGATTGGTGTGAATGCGATTGCCAAACCGGGCTTCAGTTCCGGAGATGCCATTAGAGCGGTAGAAGAAGTTGCTGCACAGCATCTGCCATCGGGATATGCTTTTGAGTTTTCGGGCATGACGAAGGAAGAGCTTTCTTCCGGAGGACAGTCGACCGTGATCTTTGTACTATCCTTATTGTTTATCTATTTCCTGCTATCGGCACAATATGAAAGTTACATTCTTCCGCTGGCGGTAATCTTATCGATCCCGACAGGAGTGTTTGGTGTATTTGCGGCTATCGGAATAGCCGGTATTGAAAACAATATTTATGTACAGGTTGCCCTGGTAATGCTTATTGGTCTATTAGCCAAAAATGCCATCCTTATTGTGGAGTTTGCCTCACAACGCCGGAAAGCCGGTAAGTCGCTGCTCGCTTCTTCCATTGAAGCTGCGAAGCTCCGTTTGCGTCCGATTATCATGACGTCCCTGGCTTTTGTGGTTGGCATTATCCCGATGATGAGTGCCAAAGGACCATCGGCTATGGGTAATCACTCTATCAGTATTGGTGCTGCGGGCGGTATGGTTACCGGAGTTGTATTAGGGTTGTTTATCATTCCTGTGCTGTTTGTGGTTTTCCAGTATTTACACGAGAAAGTTTCCACCAAGAAAACAGAAACGGTACCACACGAAGAAGCGGTAACGGTTTAA
- a CDS encoding efflux RND transporter periplasmic adaptor subunit, whose protein sequence is MRLLILSLTSLLVFACGNKTENTAMPAPELPVISINANNAVTSSEYPASIQGTTNVEIRPQVAGNLEKVFVDEGAFVSKGQLLFKINEQPFREQLNNALASLHAAEAAVINAQLEVDKLTPLVQNKVVSDYQLKAAKAGYKIAVANVNQAKAMVGSAEINLGYTSIKAPVSGYLGRLPKKQGSLVGPADVEALTQLSDVHEVHVYFSLGESDFIAFKSQHAGNSINEKINNLPPVTLVLADNSDYSEKGRIDMVDGQFDKNTGAITLRASFPNAKGLLRSGNTGKIKLDMKHSDALLIPQEATMEVQDKIYVFTVDKTNKVSKQPIVVAGKSGTDYLVTNGIKSGDRIVFKGFENLQEGTVINPEKAKKAIAQK, encoded by the coding sequence ATGAGACTACTAATTCTAAGCTTAACTTCACTTTTAGTTTTTGCCTGTGGGAATAAAACTGAGAATACCGCCATGCCGGCACCGGAGTTACCTGTAATCAGCATTAATGCCAATAATGCTGTTACCTCATCGGAATATCCTGCTTCCATTCAGGGTACGACAAACGTGGAGATCCGTCCGCAGGTGGCCGGAAACCTGGAAAAGGTGTTTGTAGATGAAGGCGCTTTTGTTTCCAAAGGACAATTGCTTTTTAAAATTAACGAACAGCCTTTCCGGGAGCAGCTAAACAATGCCCTTGCAAGCCTGCATGCAGCAGAAGCAGCGGTAATTAACGCACAACTGGAAGTAGACAAACTAACGCCGCTGGTTCAGAACAAAGTGGTTTCCGACTATCAGCTGAAAGCCGCTAAGGCCGGTTATAAAATTGCCGTAGCCAATGTGAACCAGGCCAAAGCGATGGTAGGAAGTGCCGAGATTAATCTGGGCTATACTTCCATCAAAGCTCCGGTGAGCGGATATCTGGGAAGGTTACCTAAAAAACAAGGAAGCCTGGTTGGCCCTGCCGATGTGGAAGCACTGACACAATTGTCTGATGTACACGAAGTACACGTATATTTCTCGTTGGGAGAAAGTGATTTTATTGCTTTCAAATCGCAGCATGCCGGAAATTCCATCAATGAGAAAATCAACAATCTTCCTCCGGTTACACTGGTACTGGCAGACAATTCCGATTATTCCGAAAAAGGACGTATTGATATGGTTGACGGGCAGTTTGACAAAAACACCGGTGCGATTACCCTTCGTGCTTCGTTCCCTAATGCCAAAGGTTTGCTTCGCTCCGGAAATACCGGAAAAATCAAACTGGATATGAAACACAGCGATGCACTGCTGATTCCACAGGAAGCGACTATGGAAGTTCAGGATAAAATCTATGTTTTCACAGTGGACAAAACCAATAAAGTAAGCAAACAGCCTATTGTTGTTGCCGGAAAAAGCGGTACCGACTACCTGGTTACCAACGGGATAAAATCGGGCGACAGAATTGTCTTCAAAGGATTTGAGAATTTACAGGAAGGCACTGTGATCAACCCTGAAAAGGCTAAAAAAGCAATTGCTCAGAAATAA